Within Rothia sp. ZJ932, the genomic segment AAGCCGTTGAGAAGACGGGGCGAGGTCTTTAGCCCCGCCCTTATAGGTTCTTATGCCCCAGACAGTATTTATCTCCCGATCGCAACTGCGCAAAGCCAGGCTGGCTGATGAGGTCGCTAACTACCGGTTAGCGCCCCTACCGGCGTGGCCTTTGTGGGTTTTGCTCTATGCCTTTCCGGTGATTTGGGCGATGGGTCTGATGCAGTTTGCACCCACCCTTTTGGCTGCGGTCATGCTCATGTACATGTATCTGCGGCGCTCCATTATTACCTTTGGTCCGCAGTGGCTGTGGATGGCGCTCATTGCCTGGTGTCTACTGTGTGTAGTCGCCCTCGACAGCCCCAGCCAGTTTTTGGGGTGGGCTCTGCGTTTTATCAATATCTTCAATGTTGGGGTGTACTCTCTCTACTTTTTGAACGCGAGAGAGAAAATTTCAAACCAGTCGATGCTGGGAGGTCTCTTCGTGGTCTGGCTGACGGTGGTTGTCATGGGCTATATGGGTATTTTCTTTCCCGAAGCCAGGCTAATCACCCCGATGTCTTACGTTCTGCCCGATAGCCTGACCCGCAATGAACTGGTGCGCGACTACGTTATGCCGCCCATGGCTGAGGTGCAGATGCCCTGGGGCGCGCCTAAGCCTTATATTCGCCCGTCGGCACCTTTCCCCTACGCTAATAGCTGGGGTTTGGCATACACTTTCCTGACACCCGTGGTCATGGCGATCTACGCTGCCGTGCTATCTTGGCGAATCCGTGCGGTGCTCACTGTCTTGCTGTGCGCGTCCGTGGTTCCCGCTATTGCCACCTCAAACCGCGCGATGTTCATCGGGCTGGGAGTCTCTGCCAGCTACGTAATTTTCCGGCAGGCGCTTAAAGGACGCTGGGTAGGAGCTATCTCGGGCATTCTCATCTTTGGTGGTGCCGCCCTGTACATGTGGCTATCGGGTGCAGCCACGCAAATTCTGGGCCGTCAGGAATATTCTGATTCAACGGGCGGACGCTTAGCACTCTACGAGGCAACCTGGGAAGCGACCCTCAAATCGCCTTTTATTGGTTACGGCACCTCGAAGATGAACTATGAGATTGGCGTTTCGATGGGCACCCAAGGCTATATGTGGGCGCTAATGTTCTGTTTTGGTCTGGTCGGTCTGGGCATTTTCTTGCTCTTCATTGGTTTTTCGATTGCCAGCACCTGGCGTGTGCAGTCGAGTGCAGGTATGTGGGTTCACTCGCTACCGATTGTCACCTTGAGTGTCTTTGCTTTCTACAGCTTGGATATCATGCAGCTTTCTACATTGATGCTGTGCATCTCGCTCATGATGCGCTCCAAAATCTACGGTGAGGGGCTGTAAGTCATGGCAAAATCTCTTGCGAAAAGCGGTGCGCTGGCATCGCTGTGCGTGATGTACGGTGCGGTTGCTGCGTTTGCGGCGCAGTTAGTCGTATCTAACGGCTTTGGTGCCCAGGGTTCAGGTACTTTCTTTCAGATTATGGCGCTTTTGACCGTGGGCACTTCTCTAGCGGTATTCGGCGCTGATACTGGCTTGGTACGCATTATTTCTGCCCAGGTAGCAGTGGGACGCGGTTCAGCCGTTCGTTCCTTGCTTAAGTTTGCGGTAATTCCTGCTGTGTTGTTTGCCTTCATTATTGCCAGCAGCTCTCTGATTTATGCTCTGCCAGCGCTGACTCCTGATATGCCGCAGGTCTACCGGGCGGTGCTGTACGTGTCCGCACCTTTTATCGTTGCTTCAGCCTTGATGACCCTGTGCTTCGGGGCGCTACGCGGGCTTCAGCAGGTGGTTACCTTCACCGTCTTGCAGAACGTTCTGCTCCCCTCGCTGCGTCTGCTCGCTGTTGTTGCTGTGGTAGCCCTTGGCGCAGGTTTTGTGTACTTGGCTCTTGCCTGGTCGTTACCGGTTCTATTGGTGCTAGCTGTTGCCGGTTACTTGGTCTTCCGTTATCTACCGCGTACCGCCGATACCGTGCAGGCGGACGCTATTGTTGCCGAAACCGCGAAAACCTTCTGGGGTTTTAGCTCGGCGCGAGGGGTAGCGACCATCGTTGAATCCATTCTTGAATGGATTGACGTTATGCTCATTACTGTCTTTATGGGCGTTGCCGCCGGTGGTATTTACGGTGCTGTTAACCGCTACGTGCGCGTGGGGGCGATGGTGGAACACACCGCCCGCATGGTGACCGGCCCGGCGATCAGCGCCTCCCTCGCCACAGGAGCCACCGACCGTGCCCGCACCATTTTTGTGAACACCACCCGCGTACTGGTGGCTATTGCCTGGCCTTTCTACCTCACCATGATGTTCTTCGGTCCGGCGCTTCTCAGTTTTTTCGGTAGTGAGTTCACAGAAGCTGCCCCCATTTTTTGGATTATCTGTAGCGCCATGATGCTAGCAGCAGCAGCTGGCGGTGTTCAGTCGGTATTGCTCATGAGCGGTAAATCCCGCTGGCAGCTCTATAACAAGCTCTCTTCTCTTGCTGTAGCTCTGGTGCTGAATCTACTGCTGATTCCTGCCTGGGGGCTTGCCGGTGCGGCGACCGCATGGGCAGCGGCTGTACTCACAGATACGTCACTCGCTGCCTACCAGGTCTTCAAACACGTGGGAATCCGTGCCAGCGTAGCTGAACTAGCACCAGCCGTCATATTGTCCCTTACGGTAGTGGGCGGCGGAGCGGGCTTAGTGAGCCTATTGGTAGGGCAGCACGTCACGGGGCTTTTGGTTCACCTGGTTGTTGTACTAGGACTCTACGGTCTGCTGGTACTTAAAATGAGAAAAAAGTTGGGTATCGCTTCCTTCCTTACCTCTCGCAAAAAACATTAGAAAATAGATCACACGATGAACGTACACAAGACTCAGGAGAGTGGTTAGTAATGGCGAAGCCAGAACCCACCTACTCAACCCGCCTACGAGCGGCTAATCTTCAACGCGCTAATGAGGAGTTTGCGGTCAAGCCGCTCTCACTCATGGAGCAGTTTCGCAAGGTGAAGCGCCGCCTGCCGATCTTCTTGGCTGCGATTATCGCGTGCATGCTCCTAGCTGCTGCACTCGGTTTGTTCGTCAAACCCAGCTACGAGGCAAAAACCACCCTAGTGGTACACCAGTTGCCTGCTGACCCCAATAACACCGCAACGGTGGGTCAGCGCGTTGATATCGATACTGAGTCATCCATTGCTGGCTCAAAGATTGTCACCCAAGAAGCAGCTGAGCGGGTGGACGCTGGTAACGCCTCTTTGCCCAGCGATTTGCGCGCTAACTTGCAGGTATCCGGTCACTCCCAAACAGCAATTATGGACATCTATGTGACCGATGCGAGCGCACAGCGTGCAGCTGATTTGGCGAACGCAGTAGCACAAAGCTACCTTGATCAGCGCTCAGAAAATATCGAAAAACTCGTTGAGGGTTACCAGGCAACCATCGAGTCACAGATTGATGCCACCTCGTCTCAGGCGGCGAAAACTGCCCTTGAAGAACGCCAAGCGCAGATTGCAATTACCTCGGTCTACCCCGGACGTATTATTTCACCGGCAGCGGCACCCACCGTGGCTGAGACTCACGGTACGCCTATCTACTTGCTCATTGGTTTGGTGGCGGGCAGCCTCATCGGTGCTTTCGCGGCTTTTTTCGCTGACCGCCGTGACCCCAAGGTTTCTTACCCTGACCGTTTTGAGGAAATAGCAAACCGTCCGGTGTCGCTGGTTTCCTCGGCAAATCAGGCAGAAGGCATCCGCCGTACTCTGCGTCGTATCGGTGCTCCCGAGGGTGATTTAGCGGCAGGTGGAATCAACGGTATTACGATTCACTCCAACGAGCCACGTCTTTCCAGCATCGTGTATGAACAGCTCAAGCAGGTGTTGCCCGCTAAGAGCGTCAACTTTGCCACCGCGTCCGCCTTCGAAGCTATCGAATCAGGGTCATCGGTCAAGCGCGTTATTGCCGCTAAAGCACCGCTGGTTGTTGAGACTTCGGCGAAGACTGAGCTTTCCAAACTTATGCTGGCGGCTGAAGGCACAGGCGTTATTTTCATTATTGCGAGCGCTGAATCAAGTTATAAGGCTTTGCGCGATCTTTTCGAAGCGGCTGATTTTGAAGAGGGCACCATTATTGTGCCGGTGTTCTTGACCTAACGGGCATTCTCATCGACAGGTTTTATTTCAGGGGATCAGGGGATATGAAAATTATATTGGTAGCCAGTGCTGGGGGGCATTTGGCGCAGCTTATTGCACTTGATAAGTTTTGGAAGCAGCATGAGCGTTCATGGGTAACTTTTCGGCTTCCTGAGGTTGAGGCTGCGCTGAGCGGTGAGAAGGTGGACTGGGCGTATTTTCCGACCACGCGCAATATTCCCAACGCGATTCGTAATCTGGGGGTTGCGTGGAAGGTCTTGCGCAGGGAACGCCCGGATACCATCATTTCGTCTGGTGCCGCTGTTGCTGTTCCTTTTTTCATCGTGGGAAAGTTGCTCGGCATGAAGACTGTGTTTATGGAGCCCTACGACCGTATTACGATGCCCACTCTTAGCGCCCGGATGTGCTACCCGATGACTGATTTGTTTGTGGTGCAGTGGGATGAGCAGCAGAAGGCTTTTCCCGAGTCGGTCAATATCGGTGCGGTTCTCTAGGGTCACCTGCTATATAAGGAAGTTGTATTTATGTCTGATCAGTTAGCGGACGATGGCGTTCGGACCTATGACCTTGTGGTGTCGGTGGGTACTGATTATCACCATTTTGATCGTCTGGTGGGGTGGGTTGATGCCTATTTGAAGAAGCATCCGGAGCTCACTTGCCTGTTTCAGCACGGATTTACTGCTCCCCCACGTGTAGCTGAGGGTGTAGAGCGTATGCCACGCGCTGAGCTGTTGAAGTTCTATGCCAAGGCTAAGGTGGTTGTGGTTCAGGGCGGCCCCGGTTCTATTTTGGACGCGCGAGAGGTGGGCGCTATTCCTGTGGCTGTTCCACGAGTGGCTGAGCTTGATGAGGTGGTTGATAATCATCAGATTGAGTTCTCAAAGATGATGGATGAGTACGGTGAGGCTCATCTAGTTGAAAGCGCTGAGGCTCTTGAAAAGATTTTGGATCAGGCACTTGAAGATCCGAAGTTGGTGCAGGGTGAGGTTCGCTTGCCGCAGCGGGATGTTGCGTCCGATAACCTGACGCGGGCTCTTGACGAGATGGTGGTGATCGACCGGTCACAAGAGCCTGCCCGTTTTGCCCGCAGGTTCGCGCACGTTGTGGTGGGTTTTGTCGCCCAGAAGATGAAGAAGTAGAGGGTATAGGCCCCACTGGTTATTGGTCTCACCGGTTGCTGGCGGGGTTTTCTTGTACGCTGTGGGGTGATGGACGCGTGTTTGCTCTGTACCTGCTGGCAGGTTTGGTTAGTATGGGGTGAAAGTCTTTTAGCCTGTTGAAAGGAACTCTCGTGGCTATTTCAGAGAACGTTGTTGTGAACGCGCCCTTGGAGAAGGTCGTCGCCGCTTTTGCAAGCGAGGATTTCGCGCGTTTTGTGTCGGACCGTTTGGGAATTTCTCTTGATTCGTTCTCCGTTGATGGAGACACCGCAGGTGCTTACACCGCTACTGCGCAACGTGGTGTGCCGGCTGATCGTGTTCCCGATATGGCAAAGAAGTTTGTGTCTAAGGGTCTCTCGCTAACTCAGACTGACGCGGTGTCAGCTCCTGCTGCTGATGGTTCACGCACTGTTACCAGCGACATCAAGGCTGGCGGTGTGCCCATTAGCGCAACCGCTACCCAGAAGCTCACCGCTGATGGTGATAAGACCGATGTTGCTGTGAGCGGTGAGGTCAACTCATCAATCCCCTTTGTGGGTGGCAAAATCGCTAAAGCAGCTGAGCCTTTCGCGGGTAAAGCGCTGACCAAGGTTGCACGCTCCCTCGAAGAGTGGATTGCTAGCCAGGGCTAGGCACAATAAAATACTTACATCTCCGAGGCTAAACTTGTGGAGAGACAAGAAGAGGATGCTCACCAATAGGTGCTAAGCGTCCTCTTCTTTTTTCAGTCAACAAGATGCACTCTTGATGCTCTTTGTCTGGCCTTTAGCGGTTTCTCTCTACAGAAATTGTGTGAAAAATTTTCTCCCATTTTTCAACGATCTTTTCAACCGAATTCTCCGCTATTTTGCTGAGTCCTTGGCGAGCCTTGGCTTCTCGAAGCTCAGGAGAGGTCATAGCTTGTTTAAGTGCTTCTTCGAGAGCTACCTGTGTATCGTTATCTGCCAGAAAACCTGCTCCTTCGACAAACTGGTTGAGACCTGGTGAGCACGGGGTCGCTACAGTGGGTGTGGCACATGATGCCGCTTCTAGAATGGTCATCGGCAGCCCTTCGAACCGAGATGACATAAGGTTCAGATCAGTTTTTTCCCATATCTGCATTGCTGTCTTCGAGTCGACGGGACCGTTCAGTAGAATCTGATGTTTGTTTTTGCTGCTTTCGATGAGAGTTGCCAGCTTATCTCGGTCGGCACCCTCACCGTAGATATTGAGAGTCCATTGCGGAAAGTCATGAGCGATAGCATCAAAAGCGCTAATAGCCAGTTCAAGCCTTTTTTGGTAGGTGAATCTGGTAATACATGAAATTGTGGCCCCTCTCTTTTCTGCCACAATCGACTGCACATTTTCAGATTGTAATATTGGGTTTTCTATAAACCCTATCTCTTGACCAAAATACTTGCTAGCACTCTCAGCATCTTGGCGGGTGAGCATCAATATTTCATCGAAGACATCCAACAATCTTTTCTCGACGCTAGGCAACAGCGATTGAATATATTCAGAGTCAAACGCCATGTGCATTTGATGGATAAAGAGAGAATCGCCGCCCAAACGCCGGATAAGCTTGATGGAAGACACAGCAGCTTCTGCGGAGGCGAAATTCGTGAAAACGAAAATATGACCTTTTCGACGAGGAAGAATGTACAAAAGCATTCTCAGATCAGCGTATAAACGCCAAGCTTTCTTAACTATTTTCTTTAATTTTGCAGAGCTAGTCCATAGAATCTTATGTGAATACTGAAGGTTGTATACTTGTTCACGAAAAATATAAGGAACCTTACGTGCAATTTCAAATGAGGGGTTCTCCGGAGCCTTGAAAAAACTGAAGAACTCAACATTGTATCCAGCGCCCTTAAAACCAGCACTCAGAATCCTCAGCGCAGTGTCAATACCACCGACAGCGCCGACTCTGTCATCGACTAACACAAGGTTTTTTCTCATATACTTGGTCCTCATAAGTTGCGTACATCCAATTTTATTTTACCTCTATTGAGCGTTGAGAGCCTCTAACGCAGCTCGCAGTTTCGTTGATGAGGTGTGGGCGGTGTACGGAAAGTACACAACGTTCACGCCCACTTCAGCAAAGCGCTGCTCAAGATCAAGTCCGCGAGGGGTACCTTTCCAGTCATCGCCTTTGAAGAAGGTGTTGAACCGGACGTCCTGCCAGGTCTCTAACTTATCAACTACCGTTTCGGCGCGTACCTCATCCACGAAGTCGATGTGGCTCACGATTTCCATGCGCTCGGCAAGGGGAACAACCGGCAAACGGCCTTTGGTGAGTTCAAGCATCTCATCAGAAACTACCCCGGCAATGAGATAGTCGCAGTGTTTCTTAGCTTCTCGCAGAATATTGAGATGCCCCACATGAAAAAGATCAAAAGCTCCTGCTGCGTAACCGATATTCATCAATTCCCCCAGTGCGTGCGCTGTGTGCAGCGCGGTCAAACATATTAAGGCTACGGTAGCGGCTTCCCCAAGTGCTACCGAGCCTATCGAAAAAGTATTGTTTTTTACTGTACGCCACGGGCAGGCTAGTCTGCGGTGACTGGCGCTCATAAGTGCTGGCGGTATTCAGCACTTTTTCAAGTGCACAGCCCAACCAGTGGTGTCTCTACACAGCTAGGAGCGAGCTGCCTCCTTGCTTGCTTCTTCAGCAGCTACCCACCCGAGCATGGCGCATTTAACACGCGCGACGAACTTTGAGACTCCGGCAAAAGCGGCGGCGTCCTCTAGCACCTCTTCGTTGGGCTCAATGGTGCCGCGGCTACGCAGCATATCTCTGAACTGGTCAATGAGGTCTTGAAGCTCCTCACGGCTTCGCCCCGGAGCCATCTCTGAGAGCACTGAGGCAGCTGCCATAGAGATAGAGCAGCCGTCCCCCTCCCAAGAGATTTCTTTGATTTTTAAGCAATCTTCGGTGAGGGTTACCCGCAGGTTGATTTCATCGCCGCAGGTGGGGTTGTACTGATGATTATCAGCGCTGGGCAGCCCCTGAGCTTCGGTGAGACCCTCCCCTGATCGCTGTTTAGAATGGTCGAGGATTATCTGCTGATAGAGCATATCAAGTGACATAGTTTTTCTTTTCTGCTGAGAAGAGTAACGAGATTTTACAGACCAAAGTAGCTGCGTACCTGTGACAACGCATCGAGAAAACGGTCGATGTCATCGGTGGTGTTGTAGATGTAGGTGGACGCGCGGGTTGAGGCGGTGATGCCAAGGGCACGGTGCAACGGTTGAGCACAGTGGTGCCCCACGCGAACAGCGATGCCCTGAGTGTCGAGTAGCTGACCGACGTCATGCGGGTGTACCCCGTCTACGTGTATGGACGCCAGACCAGTGCGTTCCTCACCCGCCGCCGGTCCCAGCAAACGCACCCCTTCTATCTGGCTGATACCCTCGGCTAAGCGCTGCCCCAGAGTAGTCTCCCACGCGTGGACGTTCTCCATGCCCAAGTGCTCCAAGTAGCGCACGGCTTCAGCCCACGCCACAGCCTGAGAAACACGCTGGGTACCGGCTTCAAATTTGATGGGAGCAGGCATCCACTGTGCCTCAGTCATGATCACCTTGGTGATCATAGAACCGCCGGTCAGAAAAGGAGGCATCGCTTCTAGCAGTTCGTTGCGTCCGTAGAGAGCACCAATTCCGGTCGGGGCGAGCATCTTGTGGGCCGAGAAAGCTGCAAAATCTACGCCCAAGGTTTCGAAGTTAACCGGTGTATGGGGCACCGACTGGCAAGCATCGAGCACGGTGAAAGCCCCGTGTTTCTGTGCCAGCTTTACCATAAAATCAACATTCGTTACCGAACCCAGCACGTTTGAAACGTGGGTGAAAGCAAGAATCTTAGTGCGGTCGGTGACGATTTTTTCAGCGGCATCGTAGTCGATGGTGCCATTCTCTAGCAAAGGAATGTGTTTAAGAGTTGCCCCGGTACGCGCGGCGAGAATCTGCCAGGGAATGATATTGGCGTGGTGCTCTAGCTCGGTGGTGACGATTTCGTCGCCCTCCTCTAGGGCAAACTGGCGTGCGGTTTCTCCTCCAATGCCGGCGGACGCATTGCCGAAAGAATAAGCGATAAGGTTTAGCGCTTCGGTAGCGTTGGAGGTCCACACCAGTTTGTTCTCAGCTGCCCCCACGAAACCGGCGACTGTTGCACGCGCGTCCTCGAAAGCGTCCGTCGCGTCAACTGCTAGGCTGTGTGCCCCACGGTGTACGGCAGAGTTTTTGCCCAGGTAGTAGTCACGTTCAGCGTCGAGTACCTGCAGGGGGTTTTGGCTGGTAGCACCAGAGTCAAGGTAGACCAACTGATGGTCGAAGACCTGTTGGTTCAGAATGGGAAAGTCCTGACGGATGCGCTCCACTGTCTCGTTATTCAGCGGGGTTGCCGCCGCTACTTGGTACTTTTCACTCATTCTATACACTTCCGCTTCTCTGTATTCCCATGATGCTGCCGGCACGAAACCTACCGCACAGTCCTGACTACCAGCTTAGAACCTGAGTCGGGCTAGGTGGTAGTGAGGTTACGCTGATTTACTTCTGAATAGCCTAAAATCTGCTGGGCACCAACCGTTTAAGCCCCAAAGCCGGTTTCTCTATAAATCGCCATGAAAGATAAGCAAAAGGAAGAGTCAGTATAAAAGTCAGAAGCATGTTTATTACTACATGCAACTGTTCCGACCCAAACGAAATAAGAACTTGCTGAACAGGGAAAGCGTAGATGTAAACTCCGTAGGAAAGATCATTTCTGTAGCCCCAATAAACTTTTATCACAGAAGCTAAGCCAAGCAGGGCATAGACATATAAAATTTCAAATCCGTAGAGATAACCTTTTAAATAAAATGCTGCAATGATAAAAGTTATAAACACACAGCCCCAAACAGCCAGCTGATTAATTTTTATTTTATCTCCCCAAATATAAAAGAGGCTACCCGCTAAGAACATTGGGGCTAGGCGTGCGAATTGCCAGTACATATTCATAGTAGTTGCATCAACATGTTCAAGTACGGGTCGCATGAATTCAAGTACGGGTCGCATGAACAGACTACCTAGAAATAAGACGGTAATCAG encodes:
- a CDS encoding adenylyltransferase/cytidyltransferase family protein, translated to MNIGYAAGAFDLFHVGHLNILREAKKHCDYLIAGVVSDEMLELTKGRLPVVPLAERMEIVSHIDFVDEVRAETVVDKLETWQDVRFNTFFKGDDWKGTPRGLDLEQRFAEVGVNVVYFPYTAHTSSTKLRAALEALNAQ
- a CDS encoding DUF2505 domain-containing protein, yielding MAISENVVVNAPLEKVVAAFASEDFARFVSDRLGISLDSFSVDGDTAGAYTATAQRGVPADRVPDMAKKFVSKGLSLTQTDAVSAPAADGSRTVTSDIKAGGVPISATATQKLTADGDKTDVAVSGEVNSSIPFVGGKIAKAAEPFAGKALTKVARSLEEWIASQG
- a CDS encoding lipopolysaccharide biosynthesis protein, encoding MAKSLAKSGALASLCVMYGAVAAFAAQLVVSNGFGAQGSGTFFQIMALLTVGTSLAVFGADTGLVRIISAQVAVGRGSAVRSLLKFAVIPAVLFAFIIASSSLIYALPALTPDMPQVYRAVLYVSAPFIVASALMTLCFGALRGLQQVVTFTVLQNVLLPSLRLLAVVAVVALGAGFVYLALAWSLPVLLVLAVAGYLVFRYLPRTADTVQADAIVAETAKTFWGFSSARGVATIVESILEWIDVMLITVFMGVAAGGIYGAVNRYVRVGAMVEHTARMVTGPAISASLATGATDRARTIFVNTTRVLVAIAWPFYLTMMFFGPALLSFFGSEFTEAAPIFWIICSAMMLAAAAGGVQSVLLMSGKSRWQLYNKLSSLAVALVLNLLLIPAWGLAGAATAWAAAVLTDTSLAAYQVFKHVGIRASVAELAPAVILSLTVVGGGAGLVSLLVGQHVTGLLVHLVVVLGLYGLLVLKMRKKLGIASFLTSRKKH
- a CDS encoding UDP-N-acetylglucosamine--LPS N-acetylglucosamine transferase, whose translation is MKIILVASAGGHLAQLIALDKFWKQHERSWVTFRLPEVEAALSGEKVDWAYFPTTRNIPNAIRNLGVAWKVLRRERPDTIISSGAAVAVPFFIVGKLLGMKTVFMEPYDRITMPTLSARMCYPMTDLFVVQWDEQQKAFPESVNIGAVL
- a CDS encoding glycosyltransferase gives rise to the protein MSDQLADDGVRTYDLVVSVGTDYHHFDRLVGWVDAYLKKHPELTCLFQHGFTAPPRVAEGVERMPRAELLKFYAKAKVVVVQGGPGSILDAREVGAIPVAVPRVAELDEVVDNHQIEFSKMMDEYGEAHLVESAEALEKILDQALEDPKLVQGEVRLPQRDVASDNLTRALDEMVVIDRSQEPARFARRFAHVVVGFVAQKMKK
- a CDS encoding YveK family protein, encoding MAKPEPTYSTRLRAANLQRANEEFAVKPLSLMEQFRKVKRRLPIFLAAIIACMLLAAALGLFVKPSYEAKTTLVVHQLPADPNNTATVGQRVDIDTESSIAGSKIVTQEAAERVDAGNASLPSDLRANLQVSGHSQTAIMDIYVTDASAQRAADLANAVAQSYLDQRSENIEKLVEGYQATIESQIDATSSQAAKTALEERQAQIAITSVYPGRIISPAAAPTVAETHGTPIYLLIGLVAGSLIGAFAAFFADRRDPKVSYPDRFEEIANRPVSLVSSANQAEGIRRTLRRIGAPEGDLAAGGINGITIHSNEPRLSSIVYEQLKQVLPAKSVNFATASAFEAIESGSSVKRVIAAKAPLVVETSAKTELSKLMLAAEGTGVIFIIASAESSYKALRDLFEAADFEEGTIIVPVFLT
- a CDS encoding glycosyltransferase: MLVDDRVGAVGGIDTALRILSAGFKGAGYNVEFFSFFKAPENPSFEIARKVPYIFREQVYNLQYSHKILWTSSAKLKKIVKKAWRLYADLRMLLYILPRRKGHIFVFTNFASAEAAVSSIKLIRRLGGDSLFIHQMHMAFDSEYIQSLLPSVEKRLLDVFDEILMLTRQDAESASKYFGQEIGFIENPILQSENVQSIVAEKRGATISCITRFTYQKRLELAISAFDAIAHDFPQWTLNIYGEGADRDKLATLIESSKNKHQILLNGPVDSKTAMQIWEKTDLNLMSSRFEGLPMTILEAASCATPTVATPCSPGLNQFVEGAGFLADNDTQVALEEALKQAMTSPELREAKARQGLSKIAENSVEKIVEKWEKIFHTISVERNR
- a CDS encoding O-antigen ligase — its product is MPQTVFISRSQLRKARLADEVANYRLAPLPAWPLWVLLYAFPVIWAMGLMQFAPTLLAAVMLMYMYLRRSIITFGPQWLWMALIAWCLLCVVALDSPSQFLGWALRFINIFNVGVYSLYFLNAREKISNQSMLGGLFVVWLTVVVMGYMGIFFPEARLITPMSYVLPDSLTRNELVRDYVMPPMAEVQMPWGAPKPYIRPSAPFPYANSWGLAYTFLTPVVMAIYAAVLSWRIRAVLTVLLCASVVPAIATSNRAMFIGLGVSASYVIFRQALKGRWVGAISGILIFGGAALYMWLSGAATQILGRQEYSDSTGGRLALYEATWEATLKSPFIGYGTSKMNYEIGVSMGTQGYMWALMFCFGLVGLGIFLLFIGFSIASTWRVQSSAGMWVHSLPIVTLSVFAFYSLDIMQLSTLMLCISLMMRSKIYGEGL
- the sufU gene encoding Fe-S cluster assembly sulfur transfer protein SufU; this translates as MSLDMLYQQIILDHSKQRSGEGLTEAQGLPSADNHQYNPTCGDEINLRVTLTEDCLKIKEISWEGDGCSISMAAASVLSEMAPGRSREELQDLIDQFRDMLRSRGTIEPNEEVLEDAAAFAGVSKFVARVKCAMLGWVAAEEASKEAARS
- a CDS encoding SufS family cysteine desulfurase, with translation MSEKYQVAAATPLNNETVERIRQDFPILNQQVFDHQLVYLDSGATSQNPLQVLDAERDYYLGKNSAVHRGAHSLAVDATDAFEDARATVAGFVGAAENKLVWTSNATEALNLIAYSFGNASAGIGGETARQFALEEGDEIVTTELEHHANIIPWQILAARTGATLKHIPLLENGTIDYDAAEKIVTDRTKILAFTHVSNVLGSVTNVDFMVKLAQKHGAFTVLDACQSVPHTPVNFETLGVDFAAFSAHKMLAPTGIGALYGRNELLEAMPPFLTGGSMITKVIMTEAQWMPAPIKFEAGTQRVSQAVAWAEAVRYLEHLGMENVHAWETTLGQRLAEGISQIEGVRLLGPAAGEERTGLASIHVDGVHPHDVGQLLDTQGIAVRVGHHCAQPLHRALGITASTRASTYIYNTTDDIDRFLDALSQVRSYFGL